In one window of Campylobacter ureolyticus ACS-301-V-Sch3b DNA:
- a CDS encoding lytic transglycosylase domain-containing protein produces the protein MKKLLLFLLVVNLGICSEFNHLFIKHGKLNNISPLLLYGIAKTESSLNPNQVARNDNGSYDIGIMQINSIHLPELKSMGYKEKDLFNPDINIGFGAIVLKRCINKWGLNYKALNCYNGKVNNNTYNIKVVSNIANYNKNFNQIIK, from the coding sequence ATGAAAAAATTACTTCTTTTTTTATTGGTAGTAAATTTAGGAATTTGCAGTGAATTTAATCATCTTTTTATAAAACACGGAAAATTAAACAATATTTCACCACTGCTTTTATATGGAATTGCAAAAACAGAAAGCAGTTTAAATCCTAATCAAGTAGCAAGAAATGACAACGGAAGTTATGATATAGGAATTATGCAAATTAATTCTATTCATTTGCCCGAGTTAAAATCTATGGGTTATAAAGAAAAAGATTTATTTAACCCTGATATTAACATTGGATTTGGAGCAATTGTTTTGAAAAGATGTATCAATAAGTGGGGACTAAACTATAAAGCTTTAAATTGTTATAACGGAAAAGTAAATAACAACACTTATAACATAAAAGTTGTTTCAAATATTGCCAATTACAATAAAAATTTTAATCAAATTATAAAATAA